From a single Gemmatimonadota bacterium genomic region:
- a CDS encoding amino acid permease: protein MTDASPATQPAERGHGFGTGPVFLASLSTILGAILFLRFGYAVGHLGLLGAIGVILLGHAVTVPTALALAEIATNRRVEGGGEYFIVSRSFGPSIGGSIGVSLYLSQALSVGFYLIAFAEAFRPLVPWFESTLGVGFDPRMVSVPSLLVLAGLVLVRGAALGVKALYLVAAVLALSLVLFFLGPPAGSELASGSLLSHVADPDPFILVFAICFPAFTGMTAGVGLSGDLANPRRSIPMGILGATVVGMVVYLAVVWKLAASAPPEALTGELVMQDIALWGPIIPIGLACATLSSAVGSILVAPRTLQAIGQDGILPLRRLNGTLAEGVGHTNEPRNATLVTSGIALGVTLLGSVDLVARIISMFFMVTYGALCAISFLEHFAARPSYRPSFRSKWYLSLFGAVACMLLMLQMDLVYALLAIAVMALLYWGISRSESGRDDLGSIFGGVMAQASRYLHIKLQSTQPSDDWRPSVIMITPRTFDRTSPLRLLTWMCHRYGFGTYLHFIQGRLDRRTFEQSAEVQARLLALASEQHSGIFVDTIISPSMASALAQSLQVPGVSGIENNTILFEFSIHDTPEVLEELQGGLTLAGVPHMNRMVLRHGDTFFGNRTAIHVWLTWHDYRNANLMILLAYILLGHPDWHNAEISVYAAFPESQAPERTAELLGMIETGRLQISTKNVQVIATDDRVDFGRLVRNHSSVADLVILGFTEAKRKEKGSELFRRHEDLSDVLWVSAARPIEIE, encoded by the coding sequence ATGACCGACGCGAGCCCCGCCACCCAGCCGGCCGAGCGCGGGCACGGCTTCGGCACGGGCCCGGTGTTCCTCGCCAGCCTGAGCACCATCCTGGGTGCGATCCTCTTCCTGCGGTTCGGCTACGCGGTGGGTCACCTGGGACTGCTGGGGGCGATCGGCGTCATCCTGCTGGGGCACGCCGTGACCGTCCCAACGGCTCTGGCCCTCGCCGAGATCGCCACCAATCGCCGGGTCGAGGGCGGGGGAGAGTACTTCATCGTCTCCCGGTCGTTCGGCCCCTCGATCGGGGGCTCCATCGGCGTATCTCTCTACCTCTCTCAGGCCCTCTCGGTCGGGTTCTATCTGATCGCCTTCGCCGAGGCCTTTCGCCCGCTCGTACCCTGGTTCGAGTCCACGCTCGGCGTGGGGTTCGACCCCCGCATGGTCTCGGTGCCCTCCCTGTTGGTGTTGGCGGGCCTGGTGTTGGTGCGTGGGGCCGCGCTGGGCGTGAAGGCCCTGTACCTGGTCGCGGCCGTCCTCGCCCTCTCCCTCGTGTTGTTCTTTCTGGGTCCGCCGGCCGGCTCTGAGCTCGCCTCGGGGTCGTTGCTGAGTCACGTGGCCGACCCGGATCCCTTCATTCTCGTCTTCGCGATCTGCTTCCCCGCCTTCACCGGCATGACCGCGGGCGTCGGATTGTCGGGTGACCTCGCCAATCCCCGACGGTCCATCCCCATGGGGATCCTGGGGGCCACGGTGGTGGGGATGGTGGTCTACCTGGCCGTCGTCTGGAAGCTCGCCGCCAGCGCGCCCCCGGAGGCGCTCACGGGGGAGCTCGTGATGCAGGACATCGCACTGTGGGGGCCGATCATTCCGATCGGCCTGGCCTGTGCCACCCTTTCTTCGGCCGTCGGCTCGATCCTCGTTGCTCCCCGTACGCTGCAGGCCATCGGGCAGGATGGGATCCTGCCCCTTCGCCGCCTCAATGGCACGCTGGCGGAGGGCGTCGGTCACACCAACGAGCCCCGCAACGCGACCCTGGTGACATCCGGCATCGCGCTCGGGGTGACTCTGCTCGGCTCGGTGGATCTGGTAGCCCGCATCATCTCCATGTTCTTCATGGTGACGTACGGGGCGCTGTGCGCGATCTCGTTCCTGGAGCACTTCGCCGCTCGCCCCTCCTACCGGCCCAGCTTCCGGTCCAAGTGGTATCTGAGTCTGTTCGGCGCCGTCGCCTGCATGCTGCTCATGCTGCAGATGGATCTGGTCTATGCGCTCCTGGCGATCGCCGTGATGGCGCTGCTCTACTGGGGGATCAGTCGATCCGAGTCGGGTCGAGACGACCTGGGCTCCATCTTCGGTGGAGTGATGGCCCAGGCGAGCCGCTATCTCCACATCAAGCTCCAGTCCACCCAGCCTTCCGACGACTGGCGGCCCAGCGTGATCATGATCACGCCGCGCACGTTCGATCGCACCTCGCCGCTGCGGCTTCTGACCTGGATGTGCCATCGCTACGGCTTCGGCACCTACCTGCACTTCATCCAGGGCAGGCTGGACCGGCGGACCTTCGAGCAGAGCGCCGAGGTCCAAGCACGGCTTCTGGCGTTGGCCAGCGAGCAGCACTCAGGCATCTTCGTCGACACCATCATCAGTCCGTCCATGGCCTCGGCCCTGGCCCAGAGCCTCCAGGTCCCCGGGGTCTCGGGAATCGAGAACAACACCATCCTCTTCGAGTTCTCCATCCACGATACTCCAGAGGTGTTGGAGGAGCTGCAGGGGGGGCTGACACTCGCCGGTGTGCCCCACATGAACCGGATGGTGCTCCGACACGGGGACACGTTCTTCGGCAACCGTACGGCCATTCACGTCTGGCTGACCTGGCACGACTACCGGAACGCCAATCTGATGATCCTGTTGGCGTACATCCTGCTCGGGCATCCGGACTGGCACAACGCCGAGATCAGCGTCTATGCTGCCTTTCCGGAGAGCCAGGCACCTGAGCGAACCGCGGAGCTGCTGGGCATGATCGAGACGGGCCGCCTTCAGATCAGCACAAAGAACGTCCAGGTGATCGCTACGGACGACCGCGTCGACTTCGGTCGGTTGGTGCGAAACCACTCTTCCGTGGCGGATCTCGTCATCCTCGGTTTCACCGAAGCCAAGCGGAAAGAAAAGGGCTCGGAGCTCTTCCGGCGCCACGAGGACCTGAGCGACGTACTGTGGGTGTCGGCCGCTCGCCCCATCGAGATCGAATGA
- a CDS encoding ion transporter has product MDVPRRPEGGAAWRQRAYEIIFEHDTRAGKVFDVLLIAVILASVAVVMLDSVQSVARDHRPLLRAVEWAFTLLFTVEYVLRLLSVQRPSTYALSFLGLVDLASVLPTYLSLILPGGQYLIVIRILRVIRVFRVLKLVQYVGEAGTLGRALRASRYKITVFLIVVLSMVIVVGAVMYLIEGPEHGFSSIPTAVYWAIVTLTTVGYGDISPQTAPGQILAAVLMILGYAIIAVPTGIVSVELAQATRAGSRACGTCGAGADADARYCKACGRPLVGVDRP; this is encoded by the coding sequence GTGGACGTACCGCGTCGACCGGAAGGCGGCGCCGCCTGGAGGCAGCGTGCCTACGAGATCATCTTCGAGCACGACACCCGGGCGGGGAAGGTCTTCGACGTTCTTCTGATCGCGGTCATCCTGGCTTCGGTGGCGGTGGTGATGCTGGACTCGGTCCAGTCCGTGGCCCGCGATCATCGCCCGCTGCTGAGGGCCGTGGAGTGGGCCTTCACGCTGTTGTTCACGGTCGAGTATGTGCTGCGCCTGCTCTCGGTCCAGAGGCCCTCCACCTACGCGCTCTCCTTCCTTGGCTTGGTCGATCTGGCTTCGGTCCTTCCGACCTATCTCAGCCTGATCCTCCCCGGCGGTCAGTACCTGATCGTGATTCGCATCCTGCGTGTGATACGGGTCTTCCGGGTCCTGAAGCTCGTCCAATACGTGGGCGAAGCCGGAACGCTGGGGCGAGCCCTGCGCGCCAGTCGCTACAAGATCACGGTGTTCCTGATCGTGGTGCTGTCGATGGTGATCGTGGTCGGCGCGGTCATGTACCTGATCGAGGGACCCGAGCACGGGTTCAGCAGCATCCCGACGGCGGTGTACTGGGCCATCGTCACGCTCACCACGGTCGGCTATGGCGACATCTCACCGCAGACCGCACCGGGGCAGATTCTCGCGGCCGTCCTGATGATCCTGGGGTACGCCATCATCGCGGTCCCGACGGGGATCGTGTCGGTCGAGCTCGCTCAGGCCACGCGCGCCGGGTCACGAGCGTGCGGAACGTGCGGGGCGGGTGCCGACGCCGATGCGCGCTACTGCAAGGCGTGCGGAAGGCCCCTGGTGGGTGTGGACCGACCCTGA
- a CDS encoding dicarboxylate/amino acid:cation symporter, translating to MKLHTKIVIGLVAGAVVGGAANAFAPDAAWVRWIADNVAGPVGQVFLRMLLMTVVPLVFASITLGVAGIGDIGKVGRLGGKTLLYFLTSTAIAVVIGLTLVNVLNPGGGIDDATREQLFASYRSQAEGMQAGGPTGFGVQTFVNMVPRNPVQAAANMEMLGVIFFSLMFGIALTLIPAEKAEPMIKVVDALGEVVIRIIDIAMKLAPYGVFGLIFVVTSRFGWGLLQQLGMYVVVVVGGLFLHATISISMLVRFLGGMNPLTFWKKARAPVITAFSTSSSNATLPTNIATAEQEMGVPPTVAGFVLPLGATMNMNGTSLYEGVTVLFLAQVFGVDLNLGQQIVVVLLSVITAVGAAGVPGGSLPLIMMVLATVGVPAEGIAIILGVDRILDMCRTTVNVAGDLSAAVFVARSEERLQERTQSTARKAA from the coding sequence ATGAAGCTGCACACGAAGATCGTGATCGGTCTGGTCGCAGGGGCGGTGGTCGGAGGCGCGGCGAACGCCTTCGCTCCGGACGCCGCCTGGGTGCGTTGGATCGCGGACAACGTCGCGGGGCCAGTGGGTCAGGTCTTTCTGCGAATGCTCCTCATGACGGTCGTTCCCCTGGTATTCGCGTCGATCACCCTGGGTGTGGCCGGCATCGGGGATATCGGCAAGGTGGGGCGGCTGGGAGGCAAGACGCTGCTCTACTTCCTCACGTCGACCGCCATCGCCGTGGTCATCGGACTGACCCTGGTGAACGTGCTCAACCCGGGTGGCGGCATCGACGACGCCACGCGCGAGCAGCTCTTCGCCAGCTACCGGAGTCAGGCCGAGGGAATGCAGGCGGGTGGGCCCACCGGATTCGGCGTGCAGACCTTCGTCAACATGGTGCCGCGCAACCCTGTGCAGGCCGCGGCCAACATGGAGATGCTCGGCGTCATCTTCTTCTCCCTGATGTTCGGGATCGCCCTGACGCTGATCCCGGCGGAGAAGGCTGAGCCGATGATCAAGGTCGTCGATGCTCTGGGTGAAGTCGTGATCCGCATCATCGACATCGCGATGAAGCTGGCGCCCTACGGCGTGTTCGGGCTGATCTTCGTGGTTACGTCCCGGTTCGGGTGGGGTCTGCTACAACAACTCGGGATGTACGTGGTCGTGGTCGTCGGTGGCCTCTTCCTGCATGCGACCATCTCCATCTCGATGCTGGTCCGCTTCCTGGGAGGGATGAACCCCCTCACCTTCTGGAAGAAGGCACGGGCGCCCGTGATCACCGCGTTTTCCACCAGCTCCAGCAATGCCACTCTGCCCACCAACATCGCCACCGCCGAGCAGGAGATGGGGGTGCCGCCCACCGTTGCAGGCTTCGTGTTGCCTCTGGGGGCGACCATGAACATGAACGGCACCTCGCTCTACGAGGGAGTGACGGTGCTGTTCCTGGCGCAGGTGTTCGGCGTGGATCTCAATCTCGGGCAGCAGATCGTGGTGGTGCTGCTCTCGGTGATCACGGCCGTCGGCGCCGCGGGCGTTCCTGGTGGCTCGTTGCCGCTGATCATGATGGTCCTTGCCACGGTGGGCGTGCCCGCCGAGGGAATTGCCATCATCCTCGGCGTGGACCGCATCCTGGACATGTGCCGCACCACGGTGAACGTTGCGGGTGACCTTTCCGCAGCGGTCTTTGTGGCTCGCTCGGAAGAGCGGCTACAGGAGCGAACCCAGTCCACCGCACGAAAGGCGGCCTAG